One Antedon mediterranea chromosome 1, ecAntMedi1.1, whole genome shotgun sequence genomic window, GCTCGGCGTCGGTAACCGTGGTCCGAATAGTGTCTCATCCACGTACGATGGCGAGTGTTTATGAATACGGTATGGGTTGTGTGTCCGAGGCATTCCTTTTAAAGGTGTTTTAATTTTGGGAACTTTTGTTTcatcacctttttttgtcaGGGTTGACTGATTATTGCCATTTGAGTTAATGTCTAATTTTGGAGTGAGCTTTACTGCAGACGCCTTAAATAGTGTTTCATCAACTTGTGATTGTTCAGCTACTTTGCGGTATTTGTAAGTTTTTTTGACAGGTGTGGTTCTCCCTGTGAAAGGTCGATTTGAATCTCTTCCGGATTCTAAAAGTCCTGTTGTTGTACCAAAACCACTCATTGTTATCGTGTTCCTCGAATTAACATGTCCATTAAttcatttttgtcatttttaaacaTCAATCTGAAATTAATCGGAGAAGCATTAGCATTAATTTTATGATTAACTTATGGACTTCTGTTCAggcatattaatatttattgggtttaaaaaaattctaatCTAAAGCCTCTCTACAAAAATAAACAGCAAAACAATGAACTATCTTTATATTATAGTGTTGTGTTACGTGTAGCCCGCTAGTAGTAGCCCGCTAGTAGTATAGtagcctatttattttgtatttattatataaataggGAATTTGCTTGTTACAGTATAGATAGGTAGACCCTACTACtctactagtactagcctag contains:
- the LOC140039445 gene encoding RBPJ-interacting and tubulin-associated protein 1-like → MSGFGTTTGLLESGRDSNRPFTGRTTPVKKTYKYRKVAEQSQVDETLFKASAVKLTPKLDINSNGNNQSTLTKKGDETKVPKIKTPLKGMPRTHNPYRIHKHSPSYVDETLFGPRLPTPSFPAPWEKESTVKGQILMWSPPVSGSMSMTTQGSTNRPFSAGSARPSSAGGKRPNSARPSSARPSSAGSTRQPWK